Within the Candidatus Bathyarchaeota archaeon genome, the region CAAAATCAGCGTCGCGTAACTCATCAATTTTCTTTAGGGCCATACTTCCGTTATCATAAACCGTAGTCACAAAATATTTGGAGGCGTAACTAACTATTTCGCCAATATCGTCGCGAAGTAGGGGATTCCCACCGGAGAAAACTATTTCTACAACTCCCAAATCTCTCAAAATGTCGAGTCCAATCTTAACATCTTCGGTTGATATTTCCGGTTCGTTTGTTTGATTTTTCCAAACACCACAATCTTTACATTTGTAATTGCATTTGCGGGTAATCATCCACTGAACGTGATACGGACTATTAATTGAAAAAGAACGTTTCAGCAAACCAACGATCTTTTCTGGGAAGAGAGTCATTTACTCTATCACTTTCTATGAGATTCAGCGTCCCAAATAATTAATTCTTTCGATACTCCCGCTTGTGTAACAGAAAATTTTAAAACAATAAATAAATTTACCAAAATTAAACTACTAAGCTTAAAGGGGCTCCTATGAAAGTCGATGTTGTAATGCTGACTAAAGACAGCGGGTATATACTGAGGAAATGTTTAAACAGCGTATATCAGAACGTACCAGTGAACAACCTGATAGTTGTCGACGGTTTTTCAAAGGATAACACTTTGAACATCTTAAAGGAATTTGATGAAAAGTATGGAAATCTAAGGATTTTGAAGGATAAGGGGACGAGGGCTAAGGCTAGAGAAATAGGTATAAAGAATGTTGAAACTGAGTGGTTTATGTTTGTTGACAGCGACGTAATATTATGTAAAGATTGGTTCAATAAAGCTAGGAGACATATGGATTCCGATGTAGGGGCTATATGGGGCATAAACGTTGACATTGTACCAAACTTTAACAATAAAGCCTTTTATAAACTTGCTTTGCATGTTGCAAGACAATCATTCAAGATTAGAGGAGGGCTACACGACACATTAATTCTTCATGACGTAGTTAAGGACATAAAAATCCCGGAGCACCTACATGCCTATGAGGATGCTTACGTAATAAATTGGATAAAAGAAAAGGGATACAGGGTTGTCATGTGCGAGGACATATACTGTTTTCACTGCAGACCCCCAGAAGACTGGCATTTAAAGGGAAGCATATCCCTTGCAGAGACTGAAATTAGATGTGGACTAGCCTATTCTCGACTTTATAAGTATATAACGTACTATCCATTTTTCGTGATGTACTGGATAATTCAGAACATTCAGAGAATTAAAAATAAGATACGGTTACATTAAATTAGTGGTTTCGAATGGAATTTGATAAGAAATACTTTGAAAGTCTAGATTATTCTTTAAGAGAGTCCATGATTAAACGTTTTGGATTAAACGTTCTCAGTTGGGCTTCCAAAAAGATTGGAAGTAATCTTTTTGACGGAAAAGGGAAAAAAGCCTTGGATGTCGGGTGTTCTTTTGGCTATATTACTTCCTTGCTGGAACGTATGAAGTATGAAACCTACGGCTTGGACGTGTCCACTTATGCTCTGCGTGAAGCGGCTAGAAAAAGGAAAACTTATGCTCACCTCTTGGCATGCGATGTACAGTGCCCCCTGCCATTCCCCCAAAAAACCTTTGATTTGATAACCTGCTTCGATGTGCTTGAGCATCTGGAAAAACCGGCTAAAGCCTTAGAAAACATGTATAAGGTTTGTAAAGGAGTAATCATTTGCACAACGCCCCATAGACTGTTTGATAAGGCTTTGAAAACACTTGGGGGCGACTACGATGAAACGCACATAAACTTGAGAACTCCCGGCGAGTGGCGAAAAATAATTGAGAAAAAACTCGGTATTTCTCCCGATAAATTGTTCATTGAAACTTATTATGAAGTTCCAATTCGTCTTTCAAACAGACTTTTAGCCTTTAAATCAATTAAAATGCCCAAAATAGGACTAAACATAAGAATTTTAATCAAAGTTTAGGCTATTTCTGTAGGGCTATCCATAAATGGTCAAGTTCCGGTCTGACTAATTCTTCTGCTTTGCCGTTTTTCTTTATTATCTTCCTTTCTTCTTTATCTTCTACAAATTTTCCTATTATTCTGGCTTGGATACCGTTTGCTTTTAACTTTTCAATGATTTCTTGGCTTTTATCTGGTTTAGCAGCTATCAATAAAGCCCCTGAGCTTAACAGTTGTAACGGGTCTATTCCAAAAAATTTGCAAATCGCTTGGGTCTCTTTTGTAACTGGTATTTCTCTTTCAAATACTTTCACGCCGAGATTTGAAGCGTCGGCCATTTCATGGATTCCTCCAGCAATTCCACCTTCAGTTGGGTCGTGCATGGCATTTACTCCTCCGTGTTGGAAGGCAAGTAAGGCTTCTTTGACAACGCTTATTTTTTCAAAAAATTTCTGGGCTGAAACCAGAATTTTTGTATTGACAGATTTTTTAAGCGTTTCATATTTATCGGTTGCAAGGATGGCTGTTCCTTCAATTCCTGCTTCTTTTGTGAGTATTAGATGGTCTCCTGCTTTTGCTCCACCACTTGTAACATAACTTTCCTTTTCAGTTATACCCATGCAGTGCCCCACAACTATTGGATTTTGCAGATGCGGAGTAACCTCCGAATGGCCTCCAATTACTGCCACTTCAATTTTTCTAGCCGCCTCATCTATTTGCCTGCAAATTGTCTCTAAAACATGTTCGTTTGACTTTTCTGGTAACAGTATGCATGATGAAAAGAACAATGGTTTTACACCAAATGTTGCGACGTCATTTGCACATATGTTAAGGGCAAGCCAGCCAATTCTTTCAACAGCACCAGTTATTGGGTCAACTGAAGAAACTACTGCTTTATCCCCAATTTCAATTACGGCGCCGTCCTCGCCCAAAGCTGGCCCCAAAATAACTTCTTCCCTTTTAAAGCCTAAATTTTTGAGTACTATTCTTTCTAGAATTTCTTGAGGTATTTTTCCATGCGGTAGCTTCGTAATTTTCCTCCTCCTTTATTAAGTGCCTAAGTAACGTCTTATAGCCTTAGTTACTGGGGTCGCTACTATTAGTCCAACTAACATTTGCCCGATGTTTATAGGTATTTCTGCAACCGCCAAAACTCCTAAAATTAACTGTTCGTATAGGAAGTAACCAAGCACCATAGTTAATCCACCAGCGAAAATTGATATTATTGTCCAACCGAATTCCGGTTCAAAAACAAAGCCCATTAAAATAATTAAAAAGGCTGTTACTCCTCCAATTGCATACCAGAACGCTTTTGGGACGTAAATCGTGAAAGTTGGGTTCTCTGGCGGTGGAATCCCAAAATATGTGTTAACTGGGCCGCTATAATATTGTGACCCTATAAAACCTAGAAGAAGACCGACTGAGACTCCCATCAGGATTGTGAAAGATGTCCATTGAGTTTTCGATTTGAATTTCGGTAATTTTCCTCCAAGAAAACCGACAATAGCTCCTTCGCATGCCTTTATAATTAATGTGCCTGGCCAATATTGGGTGTATCCGAGCAGAATATCTGCAAGAGCTGATCCCACACCTCCTGCAAAGGCTCCTGTTAGCGGACCAAAAAGAAGGGCAGTTATGTAAACCATTGTTTCCCCTATATTGAAAAAGCCCCTTGTATGTGGAACATATACTGAAAAGATCATTGTAGCTATGCAAACAAGTGGAGTGAAGACGGCGGCTGCCGTTACTTTAAGCGTTGTTGGAGTTTTCTTACTGCTTTGAACTGCCACGACTTATCCTCACTCTACTGTAGAAATAGTAAAGTTATAACTTTACTATTTAAGAATTTCTATAACAAAACCTTCAACTCTTCAATAGCTTGCATGATGCGCATTCCCCGTTTAGTTATTTTGAAGAACTTTCGCCCTGTCTTAATATAGGAAGTTATTAGGCCGTGTTGTTCAAGTTCATTTAGATGCTGATAGACTGCTGGGCGGGTCATGACTTTTCCAAGTTTTTTCCAAATTTCATAGCCATAACTTTCTTTTTCACTTAAAATTCGTAAAATTTTTTCTTTAGTGCTAATTTCTAATCCTATTCCTATAGTCTTTTTTTTCTTAGTTAATGCTTGTAGAACATCTGTTGCTTTCAGTCCGCTTCCAGTAATTAAACACGCAACACTTTCCTCTTTATCTATTGTTCCATTATTTACAAGTTTTTTCAGAGCGGCTATTGTAGCCGAGCTTGCCGGTTCAGCGAATATTCCCTCAAGTTTTGCGATTTCCTGTTCAGCTGCGAAAATTTCTTGGTCTGAAACTGAAACTGCTGTTCCCCTTGATTCTTTTATTGCTTTTACGGCTAGTTTTTGCTGTAACGGTTTTTTCACAAGTATTGCAAGTGCATGGGTTGAAGATTTTCTCATATGCTTTTTTCCCTCTAGAAAGCCGTTTATTATTGGTGAACATCCCTTGGCTTGGACCCCTACCATTTTTGGCAGAAAGTCAGTTTTTCCAAGTTTTTTTAGTTCTTTAAATCCTTTCCAAAGCGAATAGATTGTTCCTCCGCTTCCCATGGAAACTATCACCCAGTCTGGGACTCCAAGTTGTTCTGCAATTTCGTAGGCTATTGTTTTCTGTGCTTCAACAACTAGGGGATTTAACTCTGCTGTTGCTTGGTACCATCCTGTTTCTTTAGCAATTTTTTCCGCTCTTTCTATTGATTCGTCCACTATTTCTCCATATTCTTCTATTATTGCGTCGTAAATGAGCATTTGGGCGAGTTTTCCCATATCCACTAGTTTTGGAACTATTATGTGGCATATTAACCCGTATTTTGCACAGTAGGCTGCTAAGGATGCGCCTAAATTTCCGTTTGTTGCGCAAAGTACAGCCTTATATTTTAGGTCTAGGGCGTTTGAAACAAGCAGTGCGGCGCTTCTGTCTCTAAACGAGTTTGTTGGGTTTCTAGTTTCATCTTTAAGGAAGACATGTTTTACTCCAATTTTCTTGCTTAATCTCTTTGCTTTGTGAAGCGGTGTTCCCCCTTCTCCCATTGTGGCTACATTTTTGACTTCTGGCAGCAGTTTGCGGTATCTCCAGAAGTTGAATAATCCTGACAGTTTAACTTCTTTCAGTTTTTCATACTCTAGTTCGTATTCAAGTAAGCCTCCACATTTTGGGCATTTATGTCTAGGCGGGTAAGGCTCAAAAACCGCTGAACATTCAGTGCAGCGTAGTTTCATAGTTAGCCCACATCAAAGTTGTTTAAAACTTGTTTTATCAGTTTCTACTACTTGGCCTTTAGTTATGGTTTTGATTCCTACCCACTGTAAGGCTACGAATCCAAGAATGAATTTCAGCCAAACGGTTAGAAATCTGATAAGTATGGTTGCAACGGCACTAACGCCTAGGGGAACTCCAAACGTGGCGTAGAGGGAACTCATAACTATTTCAGTTACTCCCACCTCAGCCGGAATTCCAGCTGGTACATATTGAACAATTATACTCAAAGAATAAACTATCACAACTATAATAAAGGATATGTTGTAGCCTAATGAATAAAAGACAAGCTGAGAAACAAGTAAACAGAAAATCCATGACGAAACAGCTGAAAAAATTGATATTAACAATTTTTTAGGACTTTTCAGAAGAGAAGAAAACGATGAATAAAAGGTATCTAACCCCTTTTCTATTATTCCCTCCCACGTCTGGATGTCAAATCGTTTAGGAATTATACGTTTAACAAATCCTAGAATCTTATTTAGAAGTCTTTTTGTCAGCTCCTGTTTAGAACAGAAGACAAAGATTAAAGCGAGAAAAACGAATGTTAGTCCTGTTGTTATCCAAACCAAGTAAACTATTTGGCTGTGCAATGGATAATTTATGATAAACAAGCAGACACATGCAAAGGCTAGGCTGGCAACATGTATTATCATCCCGTAAATACGTTGGATGACAAGTGTGGCGGTAACTTTTCCAACATCTTTACCATCTTTGTTCATTAAGTATATTTTCGAAATTTCAGCGCTTACTGACTCAGCTGGAATGAGTATGTCTACGAAAACTCCGACCAGCACGTATGAAAGGGCTCTAAAAAATTTTACTTTCACAGAAAGAGCCTTAAGAAGATAGTGCCATGTGAAAGTGAAGAGTAAAATTTCAAAAACGGTGGCCAAAATAGCAATTGAAAAAATGTTTGGATTAACCCTTGCAAACGCTTCAGTTATTTTTGAAAAGCCAACAAAATACAAGTATAGTATGAGTATGGAAAAGCCGGCTAGGATAAAGGGAATCGTTCTAGTTAAAATTTTTCGTCTTTCCTCTAACATTTAAAACCCAACATTTGTTAACTCTCAGAACTCAGGCTTTTCTTTCCCAAGCTTTCTATCCAAGCAAGCTTTGACGAATCCGTAGTACTCCGGATCAGGTCGGGAAGGTCTACTTTTGAATTCTCCGTGAAATTGAGAGGCGAAAAAGAAGAATCTATCTGGTATTTCCAGTATTTCCATTCTACGTCCGTCAACGCTTCTTCCTGAAAATACTAAGCCGTGTTCTTCAAGGGTCGGTAAGTATTCTACGTTAACCTCGAATCTATGCCTATGCCTTTCATAGATTCTTTCGGAGCCATAAAGTTTGAAGGCTAAGGTTCCCGGCTGTATGACTATTTCATGCTGCCCCAGCCTCATGGTTGCCCCCTTATATTTCACGTTTTTCTGTTCAGGCATTAAGTCAATAACTGGGTTAGGACTTTCTGGATCTATTTCTGTGCTGTTGGCATTTTTTAATCCGCAGACATTTCTTGCAAATTCCACAACTGCAAGTTGGAAGCCAAAGCATATTCCGAGGAACGGTATGTTGTTTTCACGTGCAAATTGTATTGCCATAATTTTCCCTTCGCTTCCTCTTGATCCAAAGCCGTATGGGACGAATATTCCGTCGTATTCTCTAAGTTTTTCAAGTTGGTTCGGGTCTTCTTCGAAACGTTCTGCTTCGAAGTAGTCTATTGAAACTTTTGTTTTGCATTTTGCTCCTGCGTGGCGGAATGCTTCGTTCATGCTGACGTAGCTGTCAACTAAGCCAGCGTACTTGCCGACTAGTGCAATTCTAACTTCATGTTCCGGATTAAGCAGCGTGTCAACAAAGCTTTTCCATTCGTTCCAGTTCGGCTGTTTTGGTTGCAAATTAAGTCTATTACAGATGAATTCGCCCATTCCTTGTTCATCGAGAATTAATGGAACCATATAGATTGTTGGAACAGTGTATGAGCAAAAAACTGCTTCTTTCGGAATTGTCCCGAAGAGAGCAATTTTCCTTAATGCCTCATCGTCAATCATTTTCTCACAGCGGGCAACTATTATGTCGGGTTGAATTCCTATTCGTCTAAGCTCGTTTACGCTGTGCTGCAGAGGCTTCGTTTTCATCTCTCCGGTGACGTC harbors:
- a CDS encoding radical SAM protein, which codes for MTLFPEKIVGLLKRSFSINSPYHVQWMITRKCNYKCKDCGVWKNQTNEPEISTEDVKIGLDILRDLGVVEIVFSGGNPLLRDDIGEIVSYASKYFVTTVYDNGSMALKKIDELRDADF
- a CDS encoding glycosyltransferase family 2 protein, which produces MKVDVVMLTKDSGYILRKCLNSVYQNVPVNNLIVVDGFSKDNTLNILKEFDEKYGNLRILKDKGTRAKAREIGIKNVETEWFMFVDSDVILCKDWFNKARRHMDSDVGAIWGINVDIVPNFNNKAFYKLALHVARQSFKIRGGLHDTLILHDVVKDIKIPEHLHAYEDAYVINWIKEKGYRVVMCEDIYCFHCRPPEDWHLKGSISLAETEIRCGLAYSRLYKYITYYPFFVMYWIIQNIQRIKNKIRLH
- a CDS encoding class I SAM-dependent methyltransferase, producing the protein MEFDKKYFESLDYSLRESMIKRFGLNVLSWASKKIGSNLFDGKGKKALDVGCSFGYITSLLERMKYETYGLDVSTYALREAARKRKTYAHLLACDVQCPLPFPQKTFDLITCFDVLEHLEKPAKALENMYKVCKGVIICTTPHRLFDKALKTLGGDYDETHINLRTPGEWRKIIEKKLGISPDKLFIETYYEVPIRLSNRLLAFKSIKMPKIGLNIRILIKV
- a CDS encoding AIR synthase family protein, which translates into the protein MTKLPHGKIPQEILERIVLKNLGFKREEVILGPALGEDGAVIEIGDKAVVSSVDPITGAVERIGWLALNICANDVATFGVKPLFFSSCILLPEKSNEHVLETICRQIDEAARKIEVAVIGGHSEVTPHLQNPIVVGHCMGITEKESYVTSGGAKAGDHLILTKEAGIEGTAILATDKYETLKKSVNTKILVSAQKFFEKISVVKEALLAFQHGGVNAMHDPTEGGIAGGIHEMADASNLGVKVFEREIPVTKETQAICKFFGIDPLQLLSSGALLIAAKPDKSQEIIEKLKANGIQARIIGKFVEDKEERKIIKKNGKAEELVRPELDHLWIALQK
- a CDS encoding ECF transporter S component, whose product is MAVQSSKKTPTTLKVTAAAVFTPLVCIATMIFSVYVPHTRGFFNIGETMVYITALLFGPLTGAFAGGVGSALADILLGYTQYWPGTLIIKACEGAIVGFLGGKLPKFKSKTQWTSFTILMGVSVGLLLGFIGSQYYSGPVNTYFGIPPPENPTFTIYVPKAFWYAIGGVTAFLIILMGFVFEPEFGWTIISIFAGGLTMVLGYFLYEQLILGVLAVAEIPINIGQMLVGLIVATPVTKAIRRYLGT
- the thrC gene encoding threonine synthase; this encodes MKLRCTECSAVFEPYPPRHKCPKCGGLLEYELEYEKLKEVKLSGLFNFWRYRKLLPEVKNVATMGEGGTPLHKAKRLSKKIGVKHVFLKDETRNPTNSFRDRSAALLVSNALDLKYKAVLCATNGNLGASLAAYCAKYGLICHIIVPKLVDMGKLAQMLIYDAIIEEYGEIVDESIERAEKIAKETGWYQATAELNPLVVEAQKTIAYEIAEQLGVPDWVIVSMGSGGTIYSLWKGFKELKKLGKTDFLPKMVGVQAKGCSPIINGFLEGKKHMRKSSTHALAILVKKPLQQKLAVKAIKESRGTAVSVSDQEIFAAEQEIAKLEGIFAEPASSATIAALKKLVNNGTIDKEESVACLITGSGLKATDVLQALTKKKKTIGIGLEISTKEKILRILSEKESYGYEIWKKLGKVMTRPAVYQHLNELEQHGLITSYIKTGRKFFKITKRGMRIMQAIEELKVLL
- a CDS encoding flippase-like domain-containing protein, which gives rise to MLEERRKILTRTIPFILAGFSILILYLYFVGFSKITEAFARVNPNIFSIAILATVFEILLFTFTWHYLLKALSVKVKFFRALSYVLVGVFVDILIPAESVSAEISKIYLMNKDGKDVGKVTATLVIQRIYGMIIHVASLAFACVCLFIINYPLHSQIVYLVWITTGLTFVFLALIFVFCSKQELTKRLLNKILGFVKRIIPKRFDIQTWEGIIEKGLDTFYSSFSSLLKSPKKLLISIFSAVSSWIFCLLVSQLVFYSLGYNISFIIVVIVYSLSIIVQYVPAGIPAEVGVTEIVMSSLYATFGVPLGVSAVATILIRFLTVWLKFILGFVALQWVGIKTITKGQVVETDKTSFKQL
- a CDS encoding CTP synthase translates to MVKFIFITGGVLSSVGKGIVTSSIGKMLQVRGFKVTAIKIDPYVNVDAGTMNPYMHGEVYVTDDGGETDLDLGWYERFLDLNLSKENNITTGQIYQTVIEKERRGDFLGRCVQIVPHVTNEIKNRIRSVAKKSDSDVVLTEVGGTVGDIEGLPFLEAIRQMRLEEGYENTLYVHVALVPILDVTGEMKTKPLQHSVNELRRIGIQPDIIVARCEKMIDDEALRKIALFGTIPKEAVFCSYTVPTIYMVPLILDEQGMGEFICNRLNLQPKQPNWNEWKSFVDTLLNPEHEVRIALVGKYAGLVDSYVSMNEAFRHAGAKCKTKVSIDYFEAERFEEDPNQLEKLREYDGIFVPYGFGSRGSEGKIMAIQFARENNIPFLGICFGFQLAVVEFARNVCGLKNANSTEIDPESPNPVIDLMPEQKNVKYKGATMRLGQHEIVIQPGTLAFKLYGSERIYERHRHRFEVNVEYLPTLEEHGLVFSGRSVDGRRMEILEIPDRFFFFASQFHGEFKSRPSRPDPEYYGFVKACLDRKLGKEKPEF